The Thalassomonas actiniarum genome contains the following window.
ACATATTCGATAACATTATCGGGACGCACCAGAATAAATTGCCCGGCCTCCAGCATATAACCCTGCGGATCCCAGATAGTGTTGATTCTGAAGAAATCACCAAAAGCAGACTGCATTATGCCTTGTAAATCAGCCAGCTGTTCTGCCGGTATTTCACTGCTGACGATCAAGCTATGCTTGGCGTTGCCCAGCGGGAACTCGTTGGCAAAAGGTAAAAACTGTGAACTTAACAGTAAGCCGCCGACATGATATTTCTCCTGCGGATCCGGCGCCTGTTTGGCGTAATTGAGCTTATAACCGGCAGAAATCTGCGGAAATGCCTTGATAAAATCGCGGTTGGCAACCTTAGGCAGAAATTTCGCTTCATCCTGCTCGCCGTGACGGTCAAGTCCGGCAATCATAGAAGTATTGAGATCGGTAAGCTTCAGCAACTGTTCGGCATTCCAGTGCCGTTCTTCGGCGTAACTGTCGAGCAAGGCTTCAGAGCCTGCGCCGCTCATCACATATCCCAGTTTCCAGCCCAAATTAAAGGCATCGCCTATACCGGTATTCATGCCAAAACCGCCGATAGGGCTAAATAAGTGTGCGGCATCACCGGCAACAAAGACATTGCCGCGGCGGAAGGTAGAGGTGGCGCGGTTATAAAACGGCGCGGCCGACATCCAGGTGGGCTCGGAAATTTCAATATCCACATCCAGTGCGGCAATGGCGGCTTTAAAGTCTTCCAACCCGGGGCTGTAATTGCCGGGGATCTTGCCGTCGGCCTTGATCACTATCCTGTGGTAACCTTCCATCAGCGGCAGTACGATAATAAAGCCCTGCTCTTTGATGTAATAATAACTTTGCGTAA
Protein-coding sequences here:
- a CDS encoding FAD-dependent monooxygenase, which produces MLQEIEQEVLIVGGGPTGMITALQLHRFGIPFRIIEVRTEKCSGSKALSVNPAALDMLADLGITESLLPQGQKNQIVNLMYNDKRMFKLDFNRISATHPYFLMLPQPVTEAAIENRLNELGYEIERGTELVSLAQNEKGAQATCKGLKGEDTRQYRYIVGCDGANSQTRQQVGLPFDGYNYDLHFILADVKVKWDRDLTQSYYYIKEQGFIIVLPLMEGYHRIVIKADGKIPGNYSPGLEDFKAAIAALDVDIEISEPTWMSAAPFYNRATSTFRRGNVFVAGDAAHLFSPIGGFGMNTGIGDAFNLGWKLGYVMSGAGSEALLDSYAEERHWNAEQLLKLTDLNTSMIAGLDRHGEQDEAKFLPKVANRDFIKAFPQISAGYKLNYAKQAPDPQEKYHVGGLLLSSQFLPFANEFPLGNAKHSLIVSSEIPAEQLADLQGIMQSAFGDFFRINTIWDPQGYMLEAGQFILVRPDNVIEYVGTAKDSVAFNCALNALYQKMDVAA